In Aspergillus nidulans FGSC A4 chromosome IV, a single window of DNA contains:
- a CDS encoding cleavage polyadenylation factor subunit MPE1 (transcript_id=CADANIAT00000521) → MSSSVHFKFKSQKEPSRVTFDGTGISVFELKREIINQSRLGDGTDFELSIYNEDTGEEYDDDTSVIPRSTSVIARRLPASRPGKGGAARYVSGKMPVNARSVPRNEQSTSNRTVSNPTQPVSNGVQELHNAQTEEEKINALFNLQANQWREQQQEMANATPVPFGRGRGKPVNVPDHPPPPGYLCYRCREKGHWIQACPTNNDPKFDGKYRVKRSTGIPRSLQTKVEKPESLLIDGSTEDLRNTGVMVNADGDFIITKPDQASWELYQEKVKATAAAAAEAAAAEHSKELQARGLECPIDKRMFLEPTQTPCCQKTYCNDCITNALIESDFVCPGCGTEGVLLDNLSANDEMLSKIKAYETEKADSKKEKEKQLTPTEVQPDNNTPVHISDTTERKGDSRSAPVDSKKRPAEDDPVTGTSEEPGSGSSNKKQRSQDAQSSTETSEPRTENTSTTFQPLPFNPQMSFGMPGFMPGPGLPGMPFPDAAFGGEGMGFMNPMGLPAGPGFPPNMDHNWNPLNMLNFNPLSNGMYNNRPNGPFLNGFGAPNAYNGTGDQSMNMLAMPPISGPMAQNPGFGQGMGAGNFSNQQRTAFSTPFAREEDSPYFRQPVNPQRHQARNRRIRPSDYREL, encoded by the exons ATGTCATCCTCTGTTCACTTCAAGTTCAAGTCTCAAAAAGAACCCTCAAGGGTGACTTTCGATGGCACCGGTATTTCTGTCTTCGAATTGAAGCGGGAAATCATCAATCAAAGTAGATTGGGTGACGGGACTGACTTCGAGCTATCTATTTATAATGAAGATACTGGTGAAG AATACGATGATGATACTAGTGTCATACCGCGCTCTACTTCCGTTATTGCACGACGGCTTCCAGCATCACGACCAGGCAAGGGTGGTGCTGCTCGCTATGTGTCTGGCAAGATGCCAGTGAATGCCCGCAGTGTGCCCCGTAATGAGCAATCGACGTCAAATCGAACAGTTTCAAATCCAACCCAACCAGTCAGCAATGGCGTACAGGAGTTGCATAATGCTCAaacggaggaagagaaaatcAATGCTCTTTTCAACCTGCAAGCGAACCAATGGAGAGAGCAACAGCAAGAGATGGCTAA CGCTACCCCTGTCCCATTCGGGCGTGGTAGAGGTAAACCTGTAAATGTCCCAGATCATCCTCCCCCGCCTGGGTATCTCTGCTACCGTTGCCGTGAAAAGG GACATTGGATTCAAGCCTGCCCCACGAACAATGACCCAAAATTTGACGGCAAATACAGAGTGAAGCGATCCACAGGGATCCCGCGGTCTTTACAGACCAAAGTTGAGAAGCCAGAGTCTCTCCTGATTGACGGGTCCACTGAGGATCTTCGGAACACCGGCGTTATGGTCAACGCTGATGGAGACTTTATTATTACTAAACCAGACCAGGCATCCTGGGAATTATATCAAGAGAAGGTTAAGGCAAccgcagcggcggcggctgaaGCGGCGGCTGCTGAACACAGCAAGGAGCTACAGGCTCGCGGGTTAGAGTGCCCAATTGACAAGCGAATGTTTCTAGAGCCCACACAAACGCCCTGCTGTCAGAAGACTTACTGCAATGATTGTATTACAAATGCATTGATTGAAAGTGATTTTGTATGCCCAGGCTGCGGTACAGAGGGAGTTTTACTTGATAATCTCTCCGCCAATGATGAGATGCTCTCAAAGATTAAAGCCTACGAGACAGAAAAAGCAGAttcgaagaaagaaaaggaaaaacaACTAACGCCGACGGAGGTCCAACCGGACAATAACACGCCAGTTCATATTAGTGACACTACAGAGAGAAAAGGTGATTCCCGATCGGCACCAGTTGACTCCAAGAAAAGACCTGCTGAGGATGACCCTGTCACTGGGACTAGCGAAGAACCAGGCTCGGGTTCGTCCAATAAAAAGCAAAGGTCGCAAGATGCCCAGTCGTCCACTGAGACATCCGAGCCACGAACGGAAAACACATCAACCACTTTTCAACCATTGCCTTTCAATCCGCAGATGTCCTTCGGCATGCCCGGGTTCATGCCAGGTCCAGGTTTACCGGGCATGCCTTTCCCCGACGCCGCATTCGGGGGCGAAGGAATGGGATTTATGAATCCCATGGGATTGCCCGCTGGGCCCGGCTTCCCGCCCAATATGGATCACAACTGGAACCCTTTGAATATGTTGAATTTCAATCCGCTTTCGAACGGGATGTACAACAACCGTCCGAATGGCCCTTTCCTTAACGGCTTTGGGGCGCCCAATGCGTACAATGGCACAGGTGACCAATCAATGAACATGCTCGCCATGCCTCCAATCTCGGGGCCGATGGCACAGAATCCTGGATTCGGGCAGGGAATGGGGGCTGGCAATTTCTCCAACCAGCAACGGACGGCATTCAGTACTCCCTTTGCTAGGGAGGAGGATTCCCCGTACTTCCGCCAGCCAGTGAATCCCCAGAGACATCAAGCTAGAAATCGAAGGATAAGACCAAGCGACTATCGGGAGCTTTAA
- a CDS encoding imidazoleglycerol-phosphate synthase hisHF (transcript_id=CADANIAT00000520) has product MPTVHLLDYVAGNVRSLVNAINKVGYEVEWVRSPSDLKDVEKLILPGVGHFGHCLSQLSSGGYLQPIREHIASGKPFMGICVGLQSLFESSEEDPNIPGLGTIPARLRKFDAKTKSVPHIGWNSATDTRIDSTGGQTFYGLSPSSKYYYVHSYAAPYEPGILEKDGWLVATASYGEEKFIGAIARDNIFATQFHPEKSGQAGLRTLRAFLDGAQLHSVTLEDSILTGEKNGLTRRIIACLDVRTNDVGDLVVTKGDQYDVREKDGADAGGQVRNLGKPVDMAKKYYEQGADEVTFLNITSFRNCPLADLPMLEILRRTSETVFVPLTIGGGIRDTVDTDGTHIPALDVASMYFKSGADKVSIGSDAVVAAEDYYAAGKVLSGKTAIETISKAYGNQAVVVSVDPKRVYVSQPEDTKHRTIETKFPNAAGQNFCWYQCTIKGGRETRDLDVCQLVQAVEAMGAGEILLNCIDKDGSNSGFDLELINHVKAAVKIPVIASSGAGMPKHFEEVFDQTTTDAALGAGMFHRGEYTVGEVKQYLEDRGFLVRRFEPDV; this is encoded by the exons ATGCCCACTGTTCATCTGCTTGATTATGTCGCTGGAAATGTGCGTTCCTTGGTGAATGCCATCAACAAGGTTGGATATGAAGTTGAGTGGGTGAGATCGCCCAGCGATTTGAAAGATGTCGAG AAGCTCATACTTCCAGGAGTCGGCCACTTCGGCCATTGCCTTTCTCAGCTTTCAAGCGGTGGCTATTTGCAGCCGATAAGAGAGCATATTGCTTCCGGGAAACCGTTTATGGGAATATGTGTTGGTTTACAATCCCTTTTCGAGAGTTCCGAGGAGGATCCCAACATTCCTGGTTTGGGTACAATCCCAGCGCGGTTGCGCAAATTTGACGCAAAAACGAAGAGCGTACCTCATATCGGTTGGAACTCGGCAACAGATACCCGCATTGACTCGACTGGAGGCCAGACCTTCTATGGATTGAGCCCAAGCAGCAAGTACTACTACGTACACTCATACGCCGCGCCATATGAGCCGGGAATTCTTGAGAAAGATGGTTGGTTGGTCGCCACGGCGAGTTATGGGGAGGAGAAATTCATCGGCGCGATAGCACGAGATAACATCTTTGCGACACAATTCCATCCCGAGAAGAGCGGCCAAGCAGGCCTACGCACCCTTCGCGCTTTCTTGGACGGAGCTCAGCTCCATTCTGTCACATTAGAAGACTCGATTTTGACAGGAGAGAAAAACGGTCTTACCCGTAGGATCATCGCCTGTCTTGATGTTCGTACGAATGATGTCGGCGATCTCGTTGTGACTAAGGGCGATCAATATGATGTTCGCGAGAAGGATGGTGCGGATGCTGGAGGGCAAGTGAGGAACCTGGGAAAGCCGGTTGATATGGCTAAGAAATATTACGAACAGGGGGCAGATGAGGTGACGTTTTTAAACATCACCTCTTTCAGAAACTGTCCGTTAGCCGACCTCCCTATGCTCGAGATTCTCCGAAGAACGTCGGAGACCGTCTTCGTACCTTTGACTATTGGTGGCGGCATTAGGGACACTGTGGATACAGACGGTACTCACATCCCAGCTCTAGACGTGGCATCGATGTACTTCAAATCTGGGGCTGACAAAGTCAGCATTGGTTCGGATGCCGTTGTTGCTGCGGAAGATTATTACGCAGCTGGCAAAGTTCTGTCTGGCAAAACTGCCATTGAAACTATTTCTAAGGCGTATGGAAACCAGGCTGTCGTTGTAAGCGTTGACCCGAAGCGCGTTTATGTCAGCCAACCAGAAGACACGAAACACCGTACGATAGAAACGAAATTTCCTAACGCCGCCGGGCAAAATTTCTGTTGGTACCAGTGTACTATAAAGGGTGGCAGAGAGACCAGAGACTTAGATGTCTGCCAGCTGGTGCAAGCCGTCGAGGCAATGGGTGCTGGGGAGATTCTGCTGAATTGCATTGATAAAGACGGGAGCAACAGTGGTTTCGATCTTGAACTGATCAACCACGTCAAAGCTGCAGTAAAAATACCCGTGATTGCCTCTAGCGGAGCTGGTATGCCGAAGCATTTTGAGGAAGTTTTTGATCAAACGACGACAGATGCTGCTCTGGGTGCTGGGATG TTCCATCGTGGTGAGTATACTGTTGGTGAAGTCAAGCAATACCTTGAGGATAGAGGTTTCCTTGTTCGACGATTCGAGCCTGATGTCTGA
- a CDS encoding yippee/mis18 family protein (transcript_id=CADANIAT00000523) has protein sequence MTNQIISKGFTGRHGQAYLVPVSRNLVTGAHTVSDIECVFCGSVLGWKYLNAEEQSQKYKVGKFILETSKITKTSAWDPACAANFTESTNRYFPTEGTSRSMYEAVEFDSQDEDECEDLFSGVWNPGLAVRRRSRVA, from the exons ATGACCAACCAAATTATCAGCAAAGGATTCACTGGCCGGCATGGCCAGGCTTATCTTGT TCCTGTGTCCAGAAACCTAGTCACAGGTGCCCATACAGTAAGCGATATTGAATGTGTCTTCTGTGGGAGCGTCCTTGGCTGGAAATATCTCAATGCGGAGGAGCAATCGCAAAAATATAAAGTCGGAAAGTTCATTTTGGAGACGAGCAAAATTACGAAGACCTCTGCTTGGGACCCAGCCTGTGCTGCAAATTTTACAGAATCTACCAATCGGTACTTTCCCACAGAAGGGACATCAAGATCAATGTATGAAGCCGTCGAGTTTGACAGccaggacgaggacgagtgCGAGGATTTATTCAGCGGGGTCTGGAACCCTGGATTAGCAGTACGCCGACGGAGCAGGGTCGCGTGA
- a CDS encoding ornithine decarboxylase antizyme (transcript_id=CADANIAT00000522) gives MASTTALRTGPEYSGIPEVPSGSKTANASPPLDTSLASTMGGSYPVNHSLEQKGEAAHTIPEECERLFCDALSAIFLGERLSRQELLGVDASLTQINNADGEHSRIQMWVEVLDYTTDAIYRGFVTDTNGERTLFVFLMETAVGHGLKSGLIALFELASVPAFGCSQIIACVPRSKDGSELESVRNLGWCGFSLTTLEQFGARNGNCLSNRWLFLSAEA, from the exons ATGGCTTCCACTACTGCACTACGAACGGGGCCG GAGTACAGTGGTATCCCTGAGGTTCCCTCAGGGTCGAAGACTGCCAATGCAAGTCCTCCCCTCGATACTTCGCTCGCTTCCACAATGGGGGGCAGTTATCCAGTGAATCATTCGCTGGAGCAAAAAGGGGAGGCGGCGCATACTATTCCGGAAGAGTGTGAGAGGCTCTTTTGCGATGCCCTTTCTGCGATTTTCCTTGGTGAGAGGTTGTCCAGGCAGGAGTTGCTTGGGGTAGATGCGTCCTTAACTCAGATAAATAATGCGGACGGCGAACATTCGCGGATTCAAATGTGGGTCGAAGTATTGGACTATACTACTGACGCCATATACCGTGGGTTCGTAACTGATACAAACGGTGAGCGGACACTGTTTGTGTTCTTAATGGAAACAGCCGTTGGCCACGGCCTGAAATCAGG TTTGATCGCCTTGTTCGAACTGGCCAGCGTCCCGGCTTTCGGATGCTCGCAGATAATTGCTTGCGTGCCGCGTTCGAAAGACGGTAGCGAACTGGAATCCGTACGGAACCTCGGATGGTGTGGGTTTAGTTTGACCACTCTGGAACAGTTTGGTGCTAGGAACGGGAACTGTCTCAGCAACAGATGGCTTTTTTTAAGCGCAgaagcttga
- a CDS encoding uncharacterized protein (transcript_id=CADANIAT00000524), with protein sequence MENTCDSPGLSSTSANTEVELQSESSDGTQGHGHPLPEHPIQQLQGAFIESIHEALHGETKDWVVDLDAQSRRRELLENAEYERLCGRKWRQRTDERYHPFWKLIAQMSFGLHLLVQGTAKSNAAVVNILQVHVDEMDGFISRTREDFLIIQLDLRTRIQYLSLPLESLDHFDEMLADRSFRFAMIDYNAKIELAIERFTLAIGDSLRDLQKGREAVGALWQYLGQSAKDNAPLSGSLTTIYNSMLANTEGWNSAFCRLRRTGHALQYAITQLGRAVTELQRRVGVASRREAASFVQPHRPISRATSFKGIFERVSVHQKTSSLVEKPLPCDPTLAKRSYSRPHTSVCGSGILTHQKSVPNLRVTPDPGNRGVKDQVPGRAKSVNGALPEGSDTGSVLPKFSKTISRRFPKAKLVTKADVEVAEDMPTRPSTGVSSTLKSFRKSRHGHCQQLKQQEPTREALPPDRSKKPNTSNTMTKREAMREQLLQFFKSDRVLEAWEGVKESEKKIGQPLFKKDGLWSRFQARSPSAHSEDFATDPLDAQMQLEWLDEETKNLNTYSLKPRSGPGPRFHTISEHLGFYQQTSYKEKLQHDNADSSVVFEDDESIITALPAFPLPPVGHRLPEPYESPLNGTTVKKPVAQG encoded by the exons ATGGAGAATACATGTGACAGCCCAGGACTATCCTCCACTTCCGCCAACACGGAGGTAGAGCTGCAGTCCGAGTCTAGTGACGGAACCCAGGGTCACGGCCATCCGCTGCCAGAGCACCCAATTCAGCAACTGCAAGGTGCATTCATAGAATCGATCCATGAGGCTCTCCATGGAGAAACAAAAGACTGGGTTGTTGATCTGGACGCACAATCGCGGCGCAGAGAACTACTCGAGAACGCTGAGTATGAGCGTCTCTGTGGCAGAAAGTGGCGGCAGAGGACTGATGAAAG ATACCATCCATTCTGGAAACTAATCGCACAGATGTCATTTGGTCTACATCTGTTGGTACAAGGGACAGCTAAATCAAATGCAGCAGTTGTGAATATCCTTCAAGTTCATGTGGACGAGATGGATGGATTTATCTCGAGAACGAGGGAGGATTTTCTTATCATACAACTCGACCTACGCACTCGTATCCAGTACCTCAGCTTACCTCTCGAGAGCCTGGACCATTTCGACGAAATGCTAGCAGATCGCAGCTTTCGCTTCGCTATGATCGATTACAATGCGAAGATAGAGCTCGCAATTGAAAGGTTCACCTTAGCGATTGGCGATTCTCTCCGTGACTTACAGAAAGGCAGGGAAGCAGTGGGGGCGCTATGGCAGTATCTTGGACAATCCGCCAAGGACAATGCCCCGTTATCGGGCAGTTTGACCACTATATACAATTCTATGCTGGCGAATACTGAAGGCTGGAACTCGGCCTTTTGTAGGCTCCGCAGAACGGGGCATGCTCTCCAATATGCTATCACTCAGCTCGGCCGAGCCGTGACTGAGCTGCAGCGACGCGTGGGCGTAGCGAGCAGAAGGGAAGCG GCGTCATTTGTGCAGCCACATCGACCCATTTCCCGAGCAACATCCTTTAAAGGAATTTTTGAGAGAGTGTCCGTACACCAGAAAACCTCTTCATTAGTTGAAAAGCCGCTGCCTTGTGATCCTACTTTGGCGAAGAGGTCATATTCACGTCCTCATACCAGCGTCTGCGGTTCTGGCATACTCACACATCAAAAAAGTGTTCCGAACCTAAGAGTCACCCCAGATCCAGGTAATCGCGGTGTGAAAGATCAGGTACCTGGCCGAGCAAAATCTGTGAATGGCGCGCTCCCAGAGGGCTCGGATACGGGCTCAGTGCTGCCTAAATTCTCGAAGACCATCAGTAGGAGATTTCCAAAAGCCAAGCTCGTGACCAAGGCAGATGTCGAAGTGGCGGAAGATATGCCAACTCGTCCCTCCACGGGTGTTTCGAGCACCCTGAAGTCTTTCAGGAAAAGCAGGCATGGACATTGCCAACAGTTAAAGCAACAAGAGCCAACTAGGGAAGCGCTACCGCCCGATAGGAGTAAAAAACCAAACACTTCCAATACAatgacgaagagggaagCTATGAGGGAACAACTTTTACAGTTTTTCAAATCCGATCGAGTTCTCGAGGCCTGGGAAGGCGTCAAAGAGAGTGAAAAGAAAATTGGTCAACCTCTTTTCAAGAAAGATGGCCTCTGGAGTAGATTCCAGGCGAGGTCGCCGAGTGCACATTCGGAAGATTTTGCAACTGATCCCCTCGATGCACAGATGCAGCTGGAATGGCTGGATGAAGAAACCAAGAACCTAAACACGTATTCGTTAAAGCCCAGGTCTGGGCCTGGCCCCAGGTTTCATACGATCTCGGAACACTTGGGCTTTTATCAGCAAACCTCATACAAAGAGAAACTCCAACACGACAACGCTGATAGCTCTGTGGTgtttgaggatgacgagTCGATAATAACAGCTCTTCCGGCATTCCCCCTTCCTCCT GTCGGCCATCGTCTTCCAGAGCCCTATGAGTCTCCACTGAATGGTACCACTGTTAAGAAGCCTGTCGCCCAAGGCTGA
- a CDS encoding putative autophagy ubiquitin-activating enzyme ApgG (transcript_id=CADANIAT00000518), translating to MQYTPFASDIELPFYIALASLKINHDKLDDSARKVLGLYELRPSDAPNASCRIQIHGNALTSDEVPSTYYRAEGMIKNVNTIEEYAKADKMGMLQQSGETIWNAINNGTIYSCPSLLSAFVILSYADLKKYKFHYWFAFPALHSDPSWTPLEEGCEGAQAHRLPSVESSALARSVQEWARVVDAPQRGFFLARRVRMRDDDTVSWKIASLSSYEDGFFKHAEFADCFTCFVDPSNYEEAPGWMLRNLLVLVKRRWGLTKVQILRYRDGPSPRDCGRSIVVTLRLKTSQLPDGGVKDDRMPKVTGWERNPSGKLTGRIVDLTEQLDPKRLADQSVDLNLKLMKWRISPNLDLEKIKGTKCLLLGAGTLGSYVARNLMAWGVRKITFVDNGSVSFSNPVRQPLFNFADCLDGGAKKAYRASQALSEIYPGVESVGHVLAVPMAGHPVLDAEKTKADFEVLKGLIDAHDVIILLMDTRESRWLPTVMGKAAGKIVMNAALGFDTFVVMRHGVTNNEHPEEELGCYFCNDVVAPMNSQKDQTLDQQCTVTRPGVAAIASALLVELLVSLLQHPLGAAAGAPQTPNNTQNDHPLGVIPHQIRGFLSTFENVSVVGRSYKCCSACSRPVIDEYKKNGWNFVQKALNEVGYVEELSGLKEVQEMAEANLADIEWDEDLEPEEITPVMD from the exons ATGCAGTACACTCCATTTGCCTCAGATATAGAGCTGCCGTTCTATATTGCCCTGGCTTCTCTCAAGATAAATCATGACAAGCTCGATGATTCCGCGCGCAAAGTTCTGGGCCTGTACGAGTTACGCCCGTCAGACGCTCCCAACGCCTCGTGCAGGATTCAAATACATGGGAATGCCCTCACTAGCGACGA AGTTCCGTCTACTTATTACCGAGCGGAAGGCATGATAAAAAATGTTAATACTATTGAGGAGTACGCGAAGGCCGATAAAATGGGCATGCTCCAACAGTCTGGAGAAACG ATATGGAATGCTATCAACAACGGCACTATCTACTCATGTCCATCTCTGCTGTCCGccttcgtcatcctctctTACGCTGACCTCAAAAAATACAAGTTCCATTACTGGTTCGCATTCCCTGCACTTCACTCAGACCCGTCTTGGACCCCACTGGAGGAGGGATGCGAGGGAGCGCAAGCACATCGACTTCCCAGTGTAGAGAGTTCTGCACTCGCCCGTTCGGTACAAGAGTGGGCTCGCGTTGTAGATGCGCCGCAACGAGGTTTTTTCCTAGCACGAAGGGTAAGGATGCGGGATGATGATACTGTCTCCTGGAAAATCGCATCCCTGTCAAGCTACGAGGACGGGTTTTTCAAACACGCGGAATTTGCGGATTGCTTTACCTGTTTTGTCGATCCCTCAAACTATGAAGAGGCCCCTGGCTGGATGCTCCGAAATCTGCTCGTTCTCGTGAAGCGAAGATGGGGACTTACAAAGGTTCAGATATTACGCTACCGGGATGGACCATCCCCGCGTGACTGCGGGCGGAGTATTGTGGTGACTCTACGACTGAAGACATCACAGCTTCCCGATGGGGGGGTTAAGGATGACCGTATGCCTAAGGTGACGGGATGGGAGCGTAACCCGTCTGGTAAACTGACGGGAAGAATTGTTGATCTCACGGAACAGCTAGATCCCAAGAG ACTAGCTGACCAGTCTGTtgacctcaacctcaaactCATGAAATGGCGGATCAGCCCGAATCTTGATCTCGAGAAAATCAAAGGCACGAAATGCCTTCTACTTGGAGCTGGAACCCTTGGAAGTTACGTTGCTCGAAATTTGATG GCTTGGGGGGTAAGGAAGATAACATTCGTAGATAATGGGTCCGTGTCTTTTTCAAACCCGGTGAGGCAGCCTCTCTTCAACTTTGCGGACTGTCTAGACGGCGGCGCGAAGAAAGCCTACCGAGCGTCCCAGGCTCTGTCGGAGATCTACCCAGGCGTGGAATCCGTCGGCCATGTACTAGCCGTCCCTATGGCAGGTCACCCTGTATTGGACGCGGAAAAAACAAAGGCGGATTTCGAGGTCCTAAAAGGGCTTATAGATGCTCATGACGTTATCATTCTTTTGATGGATACGCGCGAATCACGTTGGCTACCAACTGTGATGGGTAAAGCGGCAGGTAAAATCGTTATGAATGCAGCATTGGGATTCGACACCTTCGTTGTAATGCGCCATGGCGTCACAAACAACGAACAccctgaggaggagcttgggTGTTATTTTTGCAACGATGTTGTGGCCCCCATGAAT TCCCAGAAAGACCAGACGCTCGACCAGCAGTGCACTGTCACTCGACCTGGAGTAGCTGCCATTGCATCGGCTTTATTGGTCGAATTGCTAGtctcgcttcttcagcacccgCTTGGGGCTGCCGCAGGTGCCCCCCAAACCCCGAATAACACTCAAAATGATCATCCTCTCGGGGTCATCCCGCATCAAATCAGAGGGTTCCTATCCACATTTGAAAACGTCTCTGTGGTAGGTCGAAGCTATAAATGTTGCAGCGCATGTTCCAGACCTGTTATCGACGAGTACAAGAAAAACGGCTGGAATTTTGTACAGAAAGCATTAAACGAAGTAGGTTATGTTGAAGAGCTGAGTGGCCTCAAAGAA GTTCAAGAAATGGCAGAAGCGAACCTGGCTGACATTGAATGGGACGAGGATTTGGAACCTGAAGAGATAACGCCGGTCATGGATTAA
- a CDS encoding deoxycytidine monophosphate deaminase (transcript_id=CADANIAT00000519): protein MRERKSLWLVDYSVLNEHIFKSQPLSPLPLFPGFVPYSPAKTKETMLIGLCGGICSGKHAVAEYLIQQQNFRRLEVTTSAPPQFASDPRLHFSDATNNTSGGEPSLVFENFGSLIDFATKRWQERWVTTNIGDASTVDRFLQRPFFLLVSVDAPVSLRWQRFANRCRRRRLDPPSLEEFVLWNDKQLYEKDIGRAFLTDRAQVRLFNSSSSLEKLHAALKALNLADEQRLRPNWDQYFMELASLAAQRSNCMKRRVGCVLVRERRVISTGYNGTPRHLKNCNEGGCMVQGAIAAKAEASACQHASVSTLKKMLC, encoded by the exons ATGCGTGAGCGCAAATCTTTGTGGCTAGTAGATTACTCTGTACTCAATGAACATATCTTCAAGTCTCAGCCTCTTTCGCCCCTGCCATTATTTCCTGGCTTCGTGCCATACTCGCCCGCGAAAACCAAGGAAACAATGCTAATTGGTCTATGTGGAG GAATCTGCTCCGGAAAGCATGCTGTGGCAGAATATCTTATCCAACAGCAAAATTTTCGGCGTCTTGAAGTGACGACAAGCGCTCCTCCGCAATTTGCTAGCGACCCTCGACTTCATTTCTCTGACGCAACCAATAATACATCTGGCGGAGAGCCATCTTTAGTATTTGAGAACTTCGGGTCGCTGATCGATTTTGCAACAAAGAGATGGCAGGAACGCTGGGTGACTACGAATATTGGGGACGCCTCCACGGTAGATCGCTTTCTACAACGcccattttttcttttggtgAGCGTTGATGCCCCAGTCAGTCTACGATGGCAACGTTTTGCGAACAG atgccgaagaaggcgactTGATCCTCCTAGCCTAGAAGAATTTGTTCTCTGGAATGATAAGCAGTTGTACGAAAAGGACATCGGCCGCGCCTTTCTAACTGACCGAGCACAAGTTCGCCTCTTcaattcatcatcttcactggaAAAACTGCATGCTGCTCTCAAGGCGCTTAATTTGGCCGATGAACAACGACTGCGGCCTAACTGGGACCAGTATTTCATGGAACTCGCTTCCCTCGCCGCACAGAGGAGCAACTGCATGAAAAGACGAGTAGGCTGTGTCCTTGTCCGAGAACGTCGCGTCATCAGCACTGGCTACAATGGAACTCCACGGCATCTGAAAAACTGCAACGAAGGCGGATGTATG GTCCAAGGTGCAATCGCGGCGAAGGCGGAGGCGTCGGCCTGTCAACATGCCTCTGTCTCCACGCTGAAGAAAATGCTTTGTTAG